In the genome of Olsenella profusa DSM 13989, one region contains:
- the tyrS gene encoding tyrosine--tRNA ligase, whose protein sequence is MLSVDEQLKIITSGTMQIVPMGELRRKLEKGTPLNIKLGVDPTSPDLHLGHAVPLRKMRQFQDIGHDVTLIIGNGTALIGDPSGRDSTRPPLTEGQVEANAQTYVAQAMKVLDPQRTKIVHNGDWLKPLDLAKMLELMSKFNVARILEREDFHTRYANGQSIALHEFIYPVLQAYDSVVIKADVEMGGNDQIFNLLAGRDLMRAMGMEPQVALTMPLLVGTDGIRKMSKSYGNYVGLTDEPTDMFGKVMSITDELVPMYFRLCSTVPVDEVDAIDAAYANKTADPYHLKRQLAANIVDLYHGAGAGAQAEAAFDGLFKKHEIPEDVPEFKADLTLNDDGRVYLAKVLADAGLVRSAGEARRMIDQGSVKIDGRRLAAKSYNVEPSLLSAKTVLQVGKRKFVRLA, encoded by the coding sequence GTGCTCTCTGTCGACGAACAGCTCAAGATCATTACATCGGGCACCATGCAGATCGTGCCCATGGGAGAGCTCAGGAGGAAGCTCGAGAAGGGCACGCCCCTCAACATCAAGCTGGGTGTGGATCCCACCTCGCCTGACCTGCACCTGGGCCATGCCGTCCCCCTGCGCAAGATGCGCCAGTTCCAGGACATCGGCCACGACGTGACCCTCATCATCGGCAATGGCACCGCGCTCATCGGCGACCCCTCCGGTCGTGACTCCACCCGTCCGCCTCTCACGGAGGGGCAGGTGGAGGCCAATGCGCAGACCTATGTTGCCCAGGCCATGAAGGTGCTTGACCCCCAGAGGACCAAGATCGTCCACAATGGCGACTGGCTCAAGCCCCTCGACCTGGCCAAGATGCTCGAACTCATGAGCAAGTTCAATGTGGCCCGCATCCTCGAGCGCGAGGACTTCCACACTCGCTATGCCAATGGGCAGTCCATCGCCCTGCATGAGTTCATCTATCCCGTGCTCCAAGCCTACGATTCCGTGGTCATCAAGGCGGATGTGGAGATGGGCGGCAACGACCAGATATTCAACCTGCTCGCGGGACGCGACCTCATGCGTGCCATGGGCATGGAGCCGCAGGTGGCCCTTACGATGCCGCTTTTGGTGGGGACCGATGGCATCAGGAAGATGTCCAAGAGCTACGGCAACTACGTGGGGCTCACCGATGAGCCGACCGACATGTTCGGCAAGGTCATGAGCATCACGGACGAGCTGGTGCCCATGTACTTCCGTCTGTGCTCCACCGTCCCCGTGGATGAGGTGGACGCCATCGATGCTGCCTATGCGAACAAGACGGCCGACCCCTACCATCTCAAGCGCCAGCTTGCCGCCAACATCGTGGATCTCTACCATGGCGCTGGCGCAGGGGCCCAGGCCGAGGCGGCCTTTGATGGCCTCTTCAAGAAGCACGAGATTCCCGAGGACGTGCCGGAGTTCAAGGCCGACCTCACCCTCAATGACGACGGAAGGGTCTACCTGGCAAAGGTACTGGCAGATGCTGGCCTGGTGAGGTCTGCCGGCGAGGCTCGCCGCATGATTGACCAGGGCTCTGTCAAGATTGATGGCAGGAGGCTGGCTGCCAAGAGCTACAACGTGGAGCCATCCCTGCTGTCTGCCAAAACGGTGCTGCAGGTTGGCAAGCGCAAGTTCGTGCGGCTGGCATAG
- a CDS encoding glycosyltransferase family 2 protein, translating into MRVLAIIPAYNEQECIEDTVDELVRTCPQVDYLVVNDGSADDTPQILDRRGFNHIDLPVNCGLSAGVQAGMKHALRNGYDAAVQYDADGQHMPIYLASMAQAIEHGADIVIASRGAAGSGAVGVRGAGAKLITWLIRHTTHQTIQDPTSGMRMYDRAMMEVFANGFDITPEPDTVALLIRKGARVVEVPAQMRERQGGTSYLRFMSSIRYMLRTCLSLLLFQWFR; encoded by the coding sequence GTGAGGGTGCTTGCCATCATACCCGCCTACAACGAGCAGGAATGCATCGAGGACACCGTGGATGAGCTGGTACGCACCTGCCCACAGGTGGACTACCTCGTCGTGAACGACGGCTCGGCAGACGACACGCCACAGATCCTCGACCGGCGGGGCTTCAATCACATCGACCTTCCCGTCAACTGCGGACTCTCCGCCGGCGTGCAGGCGGGCATGAAGCATGCGCTGCGCAACGGCTACGACGCTGCCGTGCAGTATGATGCGGACGGGCAGCACATGCCCATCTACCTCGCGTCGATGGCACAGGCCATCGAACACGGCGCAGACATCGTCATCGCATCGCGTGGGGCCGCCGGGAGTGGGGCCGTTGGTGTGCGCGGCGCCGGCGCCAAGCTCATCACCTGGCTCATTCGCCACACCACACATCAGACCATCCAAGACCCCACCTCGGGCATGCGCATGTACGATCGCGCCATGATGGAGGTCTTCGCCAACGGTTTCGACATCACGCCCGAGCCGGACACCGTGGCCCTGCTCATCCGCAAGGGCGCCCGCGTGGTGGAGGTGCCCGCCCAGATGCGCGAGCGTCAGGGCGGCACCAGCTATCTCCGCTTCATGAGCTCCATCCGCTACATGCTGCGCACGTGCCTGTCGCTGCTGCTCTTCCAATGGTTTAGGTAA
- a CDS encoding DUF2304 domain-containing protein, protein MSPVLRVLLILVTIIALGVVVRRIRKRKIRVSESVYWVVAAVVLLVLAVFPQIAFFFSRLTGFLSPSNFVFVVLIALMLLKLFDQACDISVLTHKVEVLSQELALDRHERGHDAAKPSKQ, encoded by the coding sequence ATGAGCCCGGTCCTTCGCGTCCTTCTGATCCTCGTCACCATCATCGCCCTGGGCGTGGTGGTGCGACGCATCCGCAAGCGCAAGATTCGCGTCTCGGAGTCGGTCTATTGGGTGGTGGCCGCCGTCGTACTGCTCGTCCTGGCCGTCTTCCCGCAGATTGCGTTCTTCTTCTCCCGGCTTACCGGCTTCCTCTCGCCCAGCAACTTCGTGTTCGTGGTGCTCATCGCCCTCATGCTGCTCAAGCTGTTTGACCAGGCCTGCGACATCTCGGTGCTCACCCACAAGGTCGAGGTGCTCTCGCAGGAGCTTGCGCTCGACCGGCACGAGCGGGGGCACGACGCCGCCAAGCCCTCAAAACAATAG
- a CDS encoding phosphotransferase — protein MTLSKSEFNLLKTIAAQEGPVSQRELAAESGLSLGTVNSSLRVCEDAEYVQDGRITQAGMEALEPYAVDNAVIMAAGLSSRFAPISYELPKGLLKAHGEVLIERQIRQLMDAGVTDITVVVGYKKEYFFYLRSKYGVTIVVNPTYATRNNNGTLWLVRDRLANTYVCSSDDYFTQNPFERYVYGAYYACERVEGHTDEWCVSTGAAGRIMGISVGGTNALVMLGHAYFDRAFSEGFVRALEQDYNRPETADKLWEGIYADHLRELSMVAREYPAGVINEFDSLDQLRSFDPRFMENVDSRIFDNIVSILHCDKDDIHEFWPLKQGLTNLSCHFSVGEGTDKQEYVYRHPGVGTEKLVSRASEAAGLRLAKELGLDSTFIYEDEEHGWKLSRFVTNAKNLDSGNDDQLRRAMEMGRKLHESGARLDRRFDFVLQGLEYERLLLEGGPIEVPGYQELKDKVMRLKEHADADGYPICVSHNDFFELNFLVDENDAMSLIDWEYAGMSDVASDYGTFVVCCQLSDERAERALEYYFGRPATAAERRHFWSYVVFAGWCWYLWSLEKESEGDNVGEWLFVYYRYAADNVDKVLSWYEEAAQAD, from the coding sequence ATGACCCTCTCCAAGAGCGAGTTCAATCTGCTCAAGACCATCGCGGCCCAGGAGGGCCCCGTGAGCCAGCGCGAGCTTGCCGCCGAGAGCGGCCTCTCGCTGGGCACCGTCAACTCGTCGCTGCGCGTGTGCGAGGATGCGGAGTACGTGCAGGATGGGCGCATCACGCAGGCGGGCATGGAGGCGCTCGAGCCCTATGCGGTGGACAATGCCGTCATCATGGCGGCGGGCCTCTCGTCGCGCTTTGCCCCCATCTCGTATGAGCTGCCCAAGGGCCTGCTCAAGGCCCATGGCGAGGTGCTCATCGAGCGTCAGATCCGCCAGCTCATGGATGCCGGCGTCACCGACATCACCGTGGTCGTGGGCTACAAGAAGGAGTACTTCTTCTACCTGCGCAGCAAGTATGGCGTCACCATCGTGGTCAACCCCACCTACGCCACGCGTAACAACAACGGTACCCTGTGGCTCGTGCGCGACCGTCTGGCCAACACCTACGTGTGCTCGTCGGACGACTACTTCACGCAGAACCCCTTCGAACGCTACGTGTACGGCGCCTACTATGCCTGCGAGCGCGTGGAGGGCCACACGGACGAGTGGTGCGTCTCCACGGGCGCCGCCGGGCGCATCATGGGCATCAGCGTGGGTGGCACCAATGCGCTGGTCATGCTGGGACACGCCTACTTCGACCGGGCGTTCTCCGAGGGGTTCGTGAGGGCGCTGGAGCAGGACTACAACCGCCCCGAGACCGCGGACAAGCTCTGGGAGGGCATCTATGCCGATCACCTGCGCGAACTCTCGATGGTGGCGCGTGAGTACCCGGCGGGCGTGATCAACGAGTTTGACTCCCTGGATCAGCTGCGCAGCTTCGACCCACGCTTCATGGAGAACGTGGACTCCAGGATCTTTGACAACATCGTATCCATCCTGCACTGCGACAAGGATGACATTCACGAGTTCTGGCCGCTCAAGCAGGGGCTCACCAACCTCTCCTGCCACTTCTCCGTGGGGGAGGGCACGGACAAGCAGGAGTACGTCTACCGCCATCCTGGCGTGGGCACGGAGAAGCTCGTGAGCCGTGCGAGCGAGGCGGCCGGCCTGCGCCTTGCCAAGGAGCTGGGGCTGGACAGCACCTTCATCTACGAGGACGAGGAGCATGGCTGGAAGCTCTCGCGCTTCGTGACGAACGCCAAGAACCTGGACTCCGGCAACGACGACCAGTTGCGTCGTGCCATGGAGATGGGCCGCAAGCTGCACGAGAGCGGCGCTAGGCTCGATCGCCGCTTTGACTTCGTGCTGCAGGGTCTGGAGTACGAGCGGCTCCTGCTGGAGGGCGGCCCCATCGAGGTGCCTGGCTATCAGGAGCTCAAGGACAAGGTCATGCGCCTCAAGGAGCATGCGGACGCGGATGGGTACCCCATCTGCGTCTCACACAACGACTTCTTCGAGCTCAACTTCCTGGTGGACGAGAACGACGCCATGAGCCTCATCGACTGGGAGTATGCGGGCATGTCGGACGTGGCCAGCGACTACGGCACGTTCGTGGTGTGCTGCCAGCTCTCCGACGAGCGTGCCGAGCGGGCGCTCGAGTACTACTTCGGTCGGCCCGCCACGGCGGCAGAGCGCCGTCACTTCTGGAGCTATGTGGTGTTCGCCGGCTGGTGCTGGTACCTGTGGTCGCTCGAGAAGGAGTCCGAGGGCGACAACGTGGGCGAGTGGCTGTTCGTCTACTACCGCTACGCCGCGGACAACGTTGACAAGGTGCTCTCCTGGTACGAGGAGGCGGCTCAGGCGGACTAG
- a CDS encoding DMT family transporter produces MIWGFGAALTWALDTVILSVALAKGVFVSTPQAIALAAFVSTFLHDAGSAVTAFVYMALRRKLKDTLAILKTRAGLVIMGAALIGGPLGMTGYVISVNNIGASYAAAISAFFPAWGAFLAAIALKERMHWFQWLGLIACLAAVAVLGYTPAEGIPGNWTVGIIGALACVLGWGTEAVVVDWGLRNTAVDNEVAMQIRQTTSALAYAAIILPVLGGWGFATDVLGSDAMPFVALAGASGTVSYLCYYRAIDLIGASRAMAVNITYSAWAIPISLIILGSIPDVKGVVCAIVIILGAICAATDVRSMLGATSQEA; encoded by the coding sequence ATGATCTGGGGCTTTGGGGCGGCGCTCACCTGGGCGCTCGATACGGTCATCCTCTCGGTGGCGCTCGCGAAGGGCGTCTTCGTCTCCACGCCGCAGGCCATCGCGCTCGCGGCGTTCGTGAGCACGTTCCTGCATGACGCGGGCTCGGCCGTGACGGCGTTCGTCTACATGGCGCTGCGTCGCAAGCTCAAGGACACGCTGGCCATCCTCAAGACGCGGGCCGGCCTCGTGATCATGGGGGCAGCGCTCATCGGTGGCCCCCTCGGCATGACGGGCTACGTCATCTCGGTCAATAACATCGGGGCGTCCTATGCCGCCGCCATCTCCGCCTTCTTCCCGGCATGGGGGGCCTTCCTGGCGGCCATCGCGCTCAAGGAGCGCATGCACTGGTTTCAGTGGCTGGGTCTCATCGCGTGCCTTGCCGCGGTGGCCGTGCTGGGCTACACGCCTGCCGAGGGCATTCCCGGCAACTGGACCGTGGGTATCATCGGTGCGCTCGCCTGCGTGTTGGGCTGGGGCACCGAGGCGGTCGTCGTCGACTGGGGCCTCAGGAACACCGCTGTGGACAACGAGGTGGCCATGCAGATCAGGCAGACCACCTCGGCGCTTGCCTATGCCGCCATCATCCTGCCGGTGTTGGGCGGCTGGGGCTTTGCGACGGACGTGCTTGGCAGCGATGCCATGCCCTTCGTCGCGCTCGCGGGCGCCTCGGGCACGGTGTCCTACCTCTGCTACTACCGTGCCATCGACCTCATCGGCGCGTCACGCGCCATGGCGGTCAACATCACCTACTCGGCGTGGGCCATACCCATCTCACTCATCATTCTGGGGTCCATCCCCGACGTCAAGGGCGTCGTCTGCGCCATCGTGATCATCCTGGGTGCCATCTGCGCGGCGACGGACGTTCGTTCGATGCTTGGCGCCACGTCACAGGAGGCCTAG
- a CDS encoding NTP transferase domain-containing protein yields the protein MAIAQDEFERLQQRALAGDAAAQATLAPYQVDNAIIMAAGLSSRFVPISYKTPKGLITVRGEVLIERQIRQLREAGITDITVVVGYRKERFAYLADAFGVDLVVNDRYAERNNNYTLWLVRDRLANTFVCSSDDYFERNPFERYVRGAYYAAEYVAGPTDEWCLRTDGNGRIVYVEVGGADAWVMLGHAYFDRPFSRRFVRLLGAEVEDPTTADRLWEAIYADHLDELALIMRRYDEGVIREFDSLDELVAYDPAFIESVDCAVLDNITTTLRCSRRDLGDFRPVGQGLTNLSFHFSVGEGERRWEYVYRHPGVGTDKFINRQAETDAEAVAVRMGIDGTFVHEDPTSGWKISHFVRNARTIDPTDPADVRRAMECARRLHESGAHIPATFDFFADGVGYETLLEEHGDITAPGYHELRDKVVRVNGHAQADGYEAVFSHNDYLPLNLLVGEDDELFVIDWEFAGMGDPGNDTATFIICSDADRARGDAAIDAYFGRPATFEERRHFWARVVLGGWCWYVWALEKEAEGAGVGSWLDIYRSYCADYIDMVLAWYEDGTKGAHS from the coding sequence ATGGCGATAGCGCAGGACGAATTCGAACGGCTCCAGCAGCGTGCGCTCGCAGGGGACGCCGCGGCCCAGGCGACGCTCGCACCCTACCAGGTGGACAATGCCATCATCATGGCGGCGGGCCTCTCGTCGCGCTTCGTGCCCATCTCGTACAAGACGCCCAAGGGCCTCATCACGGTGAGGGGGGAGGTACTCATCGAGCGCCAGATCCGCCAGCTCAGGGAGGCTGGCATCACCGACATCACCGTGGTGGTGGGCTACCGGAAGGAGCGCTTTGCCTACCTGGCGGATGCCTTCGGCGTGGACCTCGTGGTCAACGACCGCTATGCGGAGCGCAACAACAACTACACGCTCTGGCTCGTGCGCGACCGCCTGGCCAACACCTTCGTGTGCTCGTCGGACGACTACTTCGAGCGGAACCCCTTCGAGCGCTACGTGCGTGGTGCCTACTACGCGGCGGAGTACGTGGCTGGTCCCACCGACGAGTGGTGCCTGCGGACGGACGGCAACGGGCGCATCGTCTACGTCGAGGTGGGCGGCGCGGACGCCTGGGTCATGCTGGGCCACGCCTACTTCGACCGCCCCTTCTCCCGGCGGTTCGTGCGGCTCCTGGGCGCGGAGGTCGAGGATCCCACCACGGCGGACCGCCTGTGGGAGGCCATCTACGCCGACCACCTGGACGAGCTCGCCCTGATCATGCGTCGCTACGACGAGGGGGTCATCCGCGAGTTCGACAGCCTCGACGAGCTTGTCGCCTATGATCCTGCCTTCATCGAGTCCGTGGACTGTGCGGTGCTTGACAACATCACGACCACGTTGCGCTGCTCCCGCAGGGACCTCGGCGACTTCCGTCCCGTGGGGCAGGGCCTCACCAACCTCTCCTTCCACTTTTCCGTGGGGGAGGGCGAGCGCAGGTGGGAGTACGTATACCGCCATCCTGGCGTGGGGACCGACAAGTTCATCAACCGCCAAGCAGAGACGGACGCCGAGGCGGTCGCCGTACGCATGGGCATCGACGGGACCTTCGTCCACGAGGACCCCACGAGCGGGTGGAAGATCTCCCACTTCGTGCGCAACGCCCGCACCATCGACCCCACGGATCCCGCTGACGTGCGTCGTGCCATGGAGTGCGCGCGACGCCTCCACGAGTCGGGGGCGCACATCCCCGCCACGTTCGACTTCTTTGCCGATGGCGTAGGCTACGAGACCTTGCTCGAGGAGCATGGCGACATCACCGCGCCTGGCTACCATGAGCTGCGCGACAAGGTGGTGCGCGTCAACGGGCATGCCCAGGCGGACGGCTACGAGGCGGTCTTCAGCCACAACGACTACCTGCCACTCAACCTTCTCGTGGGCGAGGACGACGAGCTCTTTGTCATTGACTGGGAGTTTGCCGGCATGGGCGACCCCGGCAACGACACGGCCACCTTCATCATCTGCAGCGACGCCGACCGCGCACGAGGCGATGCCGCCATCGACGCCTACTTTGGTCGCCCGGCGACCTTCGAGGAGCGCAGGCACTTCTGGGCCCGTGTGGTCCTGGGCGGATGGTGCTGGTACGTCTGGGCGCTCGAGAAGGAGGCGGAGGGTGCCGGCGTGGGCTCGTGGCTGGACATCTACCGCAGCTACTGCGCCGACTACATCGACATGGTCCTCGCCTGGTATGAGGACGGGACGAAAGGGGCTCACTCATGA
- a CDS encoding sulfatase-like hydrolase/transferase, whose product MRTRMPRRALVACDVAFACALACVWANALATPALAYVDPSVMTYTIQALAGVAVALSAVLGVAWRRLRRVLLRLLGAHEARVREGEVHRVDPSDAAAHERAREQAHHASLVVDAPAQERLPWHVRLVLALVVCLVAVFTIFVEPALEMVAASTDSLFFTIVTIWKPVVVVGLAVAVALALVISLARGKAFNVLLALVSALALAAFLQVLLLNVGLPAADGSPVPWDSFQGITVISALVWVVVIAGAVAFALRRPLPFKGVAVLLAVLLAVSQGIGLGLTTRRPTADGTPVSAEKPQVTMEGLMDVSDRGNVIVFVLDTFDVSFLDQTLAQYPDALDEMTGFTNYHNTVGNMIPTRYALATLTTGRTLRQDDPAFSNTLVRGWYGGDNLVDAVNRSGYSTSIYSGDIYNGLSQLNGRVTNLHPIPPQPNSFLSTISILARAAFYRDLPWALKPGMWFNTDDLNNAVLRTNDPSDPSVDLDNEPYVYDDVSYHHMLQRRGLSVEPDSGKGSYRLIHLLGSHPPFTMDEHGEYAQGEVTQVQQSRGSLEIVSEYLRQLKRLGKYDDATIIITADHGHWYLTDEISEPSSPIFLVKPSVELGGDSSQPCRTSNVPTGHMDLPATILAATGGEPWPTGMPAWEVPDVPRPRYYGATAAVNENGTWRRTYIRQWRIDGDSCDFGNWTETGTIWPIVESD is encoded by the coding sequence ATGAGGACTAGGATGCCGAGACGTGCCCTCGTGGCGTGCGACGTCGCCTTTGCCTGTGCGCTGGCCTGCGTGTGGGCCAACGCCCTGGCCACCCCAGCCCTCGCGTACGTGGACCCCTCGGTGATGACCTACACCATCCAGGCCCTCGCCGGCGTGGCCGTGGCCCTCTCGGCCGTGCTGGGCGTGGCATGGCGCCGTCTGCGTCGCGTGCTCCTGAGACTCCTGGGCGCGCACGAGGCACGTGTGCGGGAGGGTGAGGTGCATCGGGTCGACCCCTCGGACGCCGCCGCGCATGAGCGCGCCCGCGAGCAGGCGCATCACGCATCGCTTGTCGTGGACGCCCCGGCTCAGGAACGCCTGCCCTGGCATGTGCGCCTCGTCCTCGCGCTCGTCGTGTGCTTGGTGGCGGTGTTCACGATCTTCGTGGAGCCGGCGCTCGAGATGGTGGCGGCCAGCACGGACAGCCTCTTCTTCACCATCGTCACCATCTGGAAGCCGGTGGTCGTGGTGGGACTTGCGGTCGCCGTCGCACTGGCGCTCGTCATCTCCCTTGCCAGGGGCAAGGCGTTCAACGTCCTGCTGGCGCTGGTGAGCGCTCTGGCGCTTGCGGCCTTCCTGCAGGTGCTCCTGCTCAACGTCGGGCTGCCCGCGGCAGATGGCTCCCCGGTTCCGTGGGACTCGTTCCAGGGGATCACGGTGATCTCGGCGCTCGTGTGGGTTGTCGTCATCGCGGGTGCCGTGGCGTTCGCCCTCAGGCGGCCCCTGCCCTTCAAGGGCGTGGCCGTGCTCCTCGCCGTGCTCCTCGCCGTGTCGCAGGGCATCGGGCTGGGCCTCACCACGCGGCGCCCCACGGCCGACGGTACCCCCGTGAGTGCCGAGAAGCCGCAGGTGACCATGGAGGGCCTCATGGACGTCTCGGACAGGGGCAACGTGATCGTGTTCGTGCTGGACACCTTTGACGTGAGCTTCCTCGACCAGACGCTGGCGCAGTATCCCGACGCGCTGGACGAGATGACGGGCTTCACCAACTACCACAACACCGTGGGCAACATGATCCCCACGCGCTACGCGTTGGCCACGCTCACCACGGGGCGCACGCTCAGGCAGGACGACCCGGCCTTCTCCAACACGCTGGTGCGCGGCTGGTACGGCGGCGACAACCTGGTGGATGCCGTCAACCGCTCCGGCTACTCCACCAGCATCTACTCGGGGGACATCTACAACGGACTGTCGCAGCTCAACGGCAGGGTCACCAACCTGCACCCCATCCCACCCCAGCCGAACAGCTTCCTGTCCACGATCTCCATCCTGGCAAGGGCGGCCTTCTACCGCGACCTGCCATGGGCGCTCAAGCCGGGGATGTGGTTCAACACCGATGACCTCAACAACGCGGTGCTGCGGACCAACGACCCATCCGATCCCAGCGTCGACCTCGACAACGAGCCCTACGTCTACGACGACGTGTCCTACCACCACATGCTCCAGAGACGTGGCCTCTCGGTGGAGCCGGACTCCGGCAAGGGGTCGTATCGTCTCATCCACCTGCTGGGCTCGCACCCACCGTTCACCATGGACGAGCATGGCGAGTACGCCCAGGGCGAGGTGACGCAGGTCCAGCAGTCGCGCGGCTCGCTGGAGATCGTGAGCGAGTACCTGAGGCAGCTCAAGAGGCTGGGCAAGTACGATGATGCGACCATCATCATCACGGCCGACCATGGGCACTGGTACCTCACGGACGAGATCAGCGAACCCTCGTCGCCCATCTTCCTGGTGAAACCCTCCGTGGAGCTCGGCGGCGACTCCAGCCAACCGTGCAGGACCTCCAACGTGCCCACAGGCCACATGGACCTGCCGGCAACCATCCTCGCCGCCACGGGTGGGGAGCCATGGCCCACGGGCATGCCCGCGTGGGAGGTGCCCGACGTCCCCCGGCCACGCTACTATGGCGCGACGGCCGCCGTCAACGAGAATGGCACCTGGAGGCGCACCTACATCCGCCAGTGGCGCATCGACGGCGACTCATGCGACTTTGGAAACTGGACGGAGACGGGCACCATCTGGCCCATCGTCGAGTCCGACTAG
- the yidC gene encoding membrane protein insertase YidC, translating into MLQPLTDLFLVIVDWAHGLTGSYWVAIFVFTLVSKVVLMPLSLWCQKNSIVMVQVMPDLFRLKERYFGDREAIDENQNRLYKEHHYHPLLSLVPLAIQVIILFALVDVIHAITDSGAPGTEFLGLVPSQDGGASLVMVLLATLSAVAMGVASNHINPLQREQSRAEKNTTNGLSIALSMFLAFFVACGMAFYWVCSNLLSILVQVVCNLIIRPSRYIDYDELNETRDSYDAMVEATRSEHRWWQRDPHARREKADYKRFFKVDGKHLVFYSEGSGFYKYFQGAIEWLLANSDVRIHYVTSDPNDQVFELALSEPRIQPYYLGQRRLITLMMKMDADVVVTSLGDLDNFYIKRSYVDKDTEYVYAPHHMTSMTVTSTRGEYANYDAVMCVGQHQVDDARAVEEFYGTRHKKLPLVGYDLLDREIADYAAMEKVRHERPEVLIAPTWNYDNILDSCIDGMLAQLLDHGYHITVRPHPEYIKRYRAKLDALMARYSEVGEDELTFECDFSGHSSILEADVLATDWSSIAEEFSLTTLKPCLFVDTTMKELNPDWPKITGWTPLDISIRSEIGVSVDPKDLSGLRAAVDDMVADSGRWAERIRTVRERMIANLGHGGAAAGEFLLGEVLAKQVAKGSQDEEEATDED; encoded by the coding sequence ATGCTTCAACCGCTTACCGACCTCTTCCTGGTCATCGTGGACTGGGCCCATGGCCTCACGGGGAGCTACTGGGTGGCCATCTTCGTGTTCACCCTGGTGTCCAAGGTCGTCCTCATGCCACTCTCACTGTGGTGCCAGAAGAACTCCATCGTCATGGTGCAGGTGATGCCCGACCTGTTCCGCCTCAAGGAGCGCTACTTTGGCGACCGCGAGGCCATCGACGAGAACCAGAACCGCCTCTACAAGGAGCACCACTACCACCCGCTGCTCTCCCTGGTGCCCCTGGCCATCCAGGTCATCATCCTGTTCGCGCTCGTGGACGTCATCCACGCCATCACCGACAGCGGCGCTCCCGGCACGGAGTTTTTGGGCCTGGTGCCCAGCCAGGACGGTGGCGCCTCCCTCGTGATGGTGCTTCTGGCCACGCTGTCCGCCGTGGCCATGGGCGTCGCCTCCAACCACATCAACCCGCTGCAGCGCGAGCAGTCGCGCGCGGAGAAGAACACTACCAACGGCCTCTCCATCGCGCTCTCCATGTTCCTCGCGTTCTTCGTGGCATGTGGCATGGCCTTCTACTGGGTGTGCTCCAACCTGCTCTCCATTCTGGTGCAGGTGGTGTGCAACCTCATCATCAGGCCATCCAGGTACATCGACTACGACGAGCTCAACGAGACGCGCGACTCCTACGATGCCATGGTCGAGGCCACCAGGAGCGAGCACAGGTGGTGGCAGCGCGACCCACACGCCCGCCGCGAGAAGGCCGACTACAAGCGCTTCTTCAAGGTGGATGGCAAGCACCTGGTGTTCTACTCGGAGGGGTCGGGCTTCTACAAGTACTTCCAGGGTGCCATCGAGTGGCTGCTCGCAAACTCCGACGTGCGCATCCACTACGTCACGAGTGACCCTAACGACCAGGTGTTCGAGCTGGCCCTCTCCGAGCCGCGCATCCAACCCTACTATCTGGGGCAGCGCCGGCTCATCACCCTCATGATGAAGATGGACGCCGACGTGGTGGTGACCTCCCTCGGCGACCTGGACAACTTCTACATCAAGCGCTCCTACGTGGACAAGGACACCGAGTATGTGTACGCGCCCCACCACATGACCTCGATGACCGTCACCTCCACGCGCGGCGAGTACGCCAACTACGACGCCGTGATGTGCGTGGGCCAGCACCAGGTGGATGACGCCCGCGCGGTTGAGGAGTTCTACGGCACGCGCCACAAGAAGCTGCCACTGGTGGGCTACGATCTCCTGGACCGCGAGATTGCGGACTACGCGGCCATGGAGAAGGTGCGCCACGAGCGCCCCGAGGTGCTCATCGCCCCCACGTGGAACTATGACAACATCCTGGACTCCTGCATCGACGGCATGCTGGCGCAGCTCCTGGACCATGGCTACCACATCACGGTACGCCCGCATCCCGAGTACATCAAGCGCTACCGTGCCAAGCTCGATGCCCTCATGGCGCGCTACAGCGAGGTGGGTGAGGACGAGCTCACCTTCGAGTGCGACTTCTCGGGCCATTCCTCCATCTTGGAGGCCGACGTGCTGGCCACCGACTGGTCGTCCATCGCCGAGGAGTTCTCCCTCACCACGCTCAAGCCCTGCCTCTTCGTGGACACCACCATGAAGGAGCTCAACCCCGACTGGCCCAAGATCACGGGCTGGACGCCCCTGGACATCTCCATCCGCAGCGAGATCGGCGTCTCCGTGGACCCCAAGGACCTCTCCGGCCTGCGCGCTGCCGTGGACGACATGGTGGCCGATTCCGGGCGCTGGGCGGAGCGGATTCGCACCGTGCGCGAGCGCATGATCGCCAACCTGGGCCACGGCGGTGCGGCGGCGGGCGAGTTCCTGCTGGGCGAGGTCCTGGCCAAGCAGGTTGCCAAGGGTTCCCAGGACGAGGAGGAGGCCACCGATGAGGACTAG